The following proteins are co-located in the Lagenorhynchus albirostris chromosome 4, mLagAlb1.1, whole genome shotgun sequence genome:
- the GUF1 gene encoding translation factor GUF1, mitochondrial isoform X2 gives MWTLAGQGCWRRRALAAWATRAARRGLPGPRPAPTRGAAAESKTPDRSYSSADRKEKIDMSRFSVENTRNFSIIAHVDHGKSTLADRLLELTGAIDKTKNNKQVLDKLQVERERGITVKAQTASLFYDYEGKQYLLNLIDTPGIQAQTVANFFLAFEAQLLVIPVINKIDLKNADPESVEKQIEKVFDIPSDECIKISAKLGTNVESVLQAVIKRIPPPKVHRKNPLRALVFDSTFDQYRGVIANVALFDGVVSKGDKIVSTHTQKTYEVNEVGVLNPNEQPTHKLYAGQVGYLIAGMKDVTEAQIGDTLYLHKQPVEPLPGFKSAKPMVFAGMYPIDQSEYNNLKSAIEKLTLNDSSVTVHRDSSLALGAGWRLGFLGLLHMEVFNQRLEQEYNASVILTTPTVPYKAVLSSAKLIKEYREKEITIINPAQFPDKSKVTEYLEPIVLGTIITPDEYIGKIMMLCQARRAVQKNMMYIDQNRIMLKYLFPLNEIVVDFYDSLKSLSSGYASFDYEDAGYQTAELVKMDILLNGNTVEELVTVVHKDKAYSAGKAICERLKDSLPRQLFEIAIQAALGSKIIARETVKAYRKNVLAKCYGGDITRKMKLLKRQAEGKKKLRKIGNVEVPKDAFIKVLKTQSDK, from the exons GAAAAAATTGATATGTCTAGATTCTCTGTTGAAAACACTAGAAATTTCAGTATCATTGCACATGTGGATCATGGCAAAAGTACTTTAGCAGACAGGCTCCTGGAACTAAcag GGGCAattgataaaacaaaaaataataaacaagttcTTGATAAATTGCAAGTGGAACGAGAAAGAGGAATCACTGTTAAAGCACAGACAGCGTCTCTCTTCTATGATTATGAAGGAAAGCAGTACCTTTTAAATCTCATCGATACACCG GGTATTCAAGCCCAAACTGTAGCAAActtctttcttgcttttgaaGCACAGCTATTGGTAATTCCAGTCATAAACAAG atagaTCTGAAGAATGCTGATCCTGAAAGCGttgaaaaacaaattgaaaaggtGTTTGATATTCCAAGTGATGAATGTATTAAg atttctgCTAAACTTGGAACGAATGTTGAAAGTGTTCTTCAGGCAGTCATCAAAAGAATACCCCC tcCTAAAGTGCATCGCAAAAATCCCTTGAGAGCTTTGGTATTTGACTCCACCTTTGACCAGTATAGGGGTGTGATTGCCAATGTAGCATTATTTGATGGAGTGGTTTCCAAAGGAGATAAAATTGTATCTACGCATACTCAAAAGACATATGAAGTTAACGAAGTAGGAGTTCTGAATCCTAATGAGCAGCCAACTCACAAACT atatgCAGGACAGGTGGGCTATCTGATTGCTGGGATGAAAGATGTCACTGAAGCACAAATAGGAGATACATTATATTTACATAAACAACCAGTGGAACCCTTGCCTGGGTTTAAATCAGCGAAGCCAATGGTATTTGCAG GAATGTACCCTATAGACCAATCTGAATATAATAACCTGAAGAGTGCTATAGAAAAACTGACTCTAAATGATTCCAGTGTGACAGTTCATCGGGATAGTAGCCTTGCCCTAGGTGCTGGCTGGAG GTTAGGATTTCTTGGACTTTTGCatatggaagttttcaaccagCGACTTGAGCAAGAATATAATGCTTCTGTTATTTTGACAACACCTACTGTTCCATATAAAGCTGTTCTTTCATCAGCAAAATTGATAAAG gaatacagagaaaaggaaattacaatCATCAATCCTGCACAATTCCCTGATAAGTCAAAAGTAACAGAATATTTGGAGCCGATTGTTTTGGGCACCATTATCACACCAGATGAATATATTGGAAAAATAATGATGCTTTGCCAG GCTCGAAGAGCAGTTCAGAAGAATATGATGTATATTGACCAAAATAGAATAATGCTTAAATATCTCTTCCCTTTGAATGAAATTGTGGTGGATTTTTATGATTCTTTGAAATCTCTGTCTTCTGGATATGCTAG TTTTGACTACGAAGATGCAGGCTACCAGACTGCAGAACTTGTAAAAATGGATATTCTACTGAATGGAAATACTGTAGAAGAGCTAGTAACTGTTGTACACAA AGACAAAGCATACTCTGCTGGTAAAGCCATATGTGAACGTCTGAAGGATTCTCTTCCTAGGCAGCTGTTTGAGATAGCAATTCAAGCTGCTCTTGGAAGCAAAATCATTGCAAGAGAAAC TGTGAAAGCCTATAGGAAAAATGTTTTGGCAAAATGC tatGGTGGTGATATTACCCGAAAAATGAAACTTTTGAAGAgacaagcagaaggaaagaaaaaactaaggaaaattGGCAATGTTGAAGTTCCAAAAGATGCTTTTATAAAAGTTCTGAAAACACAATCTGATAAATAA
- the GUF1 gene encoding translation factor GUF1, mitochondrial isoform X1 produces MWTLAGQGCWRRRALAAWATRAARRGLPGPRPAPTRGAAAESKTPDRSYSSADRKEKIDMSRFSVENTRNFSIIAHVDHGKSTLADRLLELTGAIDKTKNNKQVLDKLQVERERGITVKAQTASLFYDYEGKQYLLNLIDTPGHVDFSYEVSRSLSACQGVLLVVDANEGIQAQTVANFFLAFEAQLLVIPVINKIDLKNADPESVEKQIEKVFDIPSDECIKISAKLGTNVESVLQAVIKRIPPPKVHRKNPLRALVFDSTFDQYRGVIANVALFDGVVSKGDKIVSTHTQKTYEVNEVGVLNPNEQPTHKLYAGQVGYLIAGMKDVTEAQIGDTLYLHKQPVEPLPGFKSAKPMVFAGMYPIDQSEYNNLKSAIEKLTLNDSSVTVHRDSSLALGAGWRLGFLGLLHMEVFNQRLEQEYNASVILTTPTVPYKAVLSSAKLIKEYREKEITIINPAQFPDKSKVTEYLEPIVLGTIITPDEYIGKIMMLCQARRAVQKNMMYIDQNRIMLKYLFPLNEIVVDFYDSLKSLSSGYASFDYEDAGYQTAELVKMDILLNGNTVEELVTVVHKDKAYSAGKAICERLKDSLPRQLFEIAIQAALGSKIIARETVKAYRKNVLAKCYGGDITRKMKLLKRQAEGKKKLRKIGNVEVPKDAFIKVLKTQSDK; encoded by the exons GAAAAAATTGATATGTCTAGATTCTCTGTTGAAAACACTAGAAATTTCAGTATCATTGCACATGTGGATCATGGCAAAAGTACTTTAGCAGACAGGCTCCTGGAACTAAcag GGGCAattgataaaacaaaaaataataaacaagttcTTGATAAATTGCAAGTGGAACGAGAAAGAGGAATCACTGTTAAAGCACAGACAGCGTCTCTCTTCTATGATTATGAAGGAAAGCAGTACCTTTTAAATCTCATCGATACACCG gGCCATGTTGATTTTAGTTATGAAGTATCCAGGTCACTCTCAGCTTGCCAGGGTGTTTTACTTGTGGTGGATGCAAATGAG GGTATTCAAGCCCAAACTGTAGCAAActtctttcttgcttttgaaGCACAGCTATTGGTAATTCCAGTCATAAACAAG atagaTCTGAAGAATGCTGATCCTGAAAGCGttgaaaaacaaattgaaaaggtGTTTGATATTCCAAGTGATGAATGTATTAAg atttctgCTAAACTTGGAACGAATGTTGAAAGTGTTCTTCAGGCAGTCATCAAAAGAATACCCCC tcCTAAAGTGCATCGCAAAAATCCCTTGAGAGCTTTGGTATTTGACTCCACCTTTGACCAGTATAGGGGTGTGATTGCCAATGTAGCATTATTTGATGGAGTGGTTTCCAAAGGAGATAAAATTGTATCTACGCATACTCAAAAGACATATGAAGTTAACGAAGTAGGAGTTCTGAATCCTAATGAGCAGCCAACTCACAAACT atatgCAGGACAGGTGGGCTATCTGATTGCTGGGATGAAAGATGTCACTGAAGCACAAATAGGAGATACATTATATTTACATAAACAACCAGTGGAACCCTTGCCTGGGTTTAAATCAGCGAAGCCAATGGTATTTGCAG GAATGTACCCTATAGACCAATCTGAATATAATAACCTGAAGAGTGCTATAGAAAAACTGACTCTAAATGATTCCAGTGTGACAGTTCATCGGGATAGTAGCCTTGCCCTAGGTGCTGGCTGGAG GTTAGGATTTCTTGGACTTTTGCatatggaagttttcaaccagCGACTTGAGCAAGAATATAATGCTTCTGTTATTTTGACAACACCTACTGTTCCATATAAAGCTGTTCTTTCATCAGCAAAATTGATAAAG gaatacagagaaaaggaaattacaatCATCAATCCTGCACAATTCCCTGATAAGTCAAAAGTAACAGAATATTTGGAGCCGATTGTTTTGGGCACCATTATCACACCAGATGAATATATTGGAAAAATAATGATGCTTTGCCAG GCTCGAAGAGCAGTTCAGAAGAATATGATGTATATTGACCAAAATAGAATAATGCTTAAATATCTCTTCCCTTTGAATGAAATTGTGGTGGATTTTTATGATTCTTTGAAATCTCTGTCTTCTGGATATGCTAG TTTTGACTACGAAGATGCAGGCTACCAGACTGCAGAACTTGTAAAAATGGATATTCTACTGAATGGAAATACTGTAGAAGAGCTAGTAACTGTTGTACACAA AGACAAAGCATACTCTGCTGGTAAAGCCATATGTGAACGTCTGAAGGATTCTCTTCCTAGGCAGCTGTTTGAGATAGCAATTCAAGCTGCTCTTGGAAGCAAAATCATTGCAAGAGAAAC TGTGAAAGCCTATAGGAAAAATGTTTTGGCAAAATGC tatGGTGGTGATATTACCCGAAAAATGAAACTTTTGAAGAgacaagcagaaggaaagaaaaaactaaggaaaattGGCAATGTTGAAGTTCCAAAAGATGCTTTTATAAAAGTTCTGAAAACACAATCTGATAAATAA
- the GUF1 gene encoding translation factor GUF1, mitochondrial isoform X4 — translation MWTLAGQGCWRRRALAAWATRAARRGLPGPRPAPTRGAAAESKTPDRSYSSADRKEKIDMSRFSVENTRNFSIIAHVDHGKSTLADRLLELTGAIDKTKNNKQVLDKLQVERERGITVKAQTASLFYDYEGKQYLLNLIDTPGHVDFSYEVSRSLSACQGVLLVVDANEGIQAQTVANFFLAFEAQLLVIPVINKIDLKNADPESVEKQIEKVFDIPSDECIKISAKLGTNVESVLQAVIKRIPPPKVHRKNPLRALVFDSTFDQYRGVIANVALFDGVVSKGDKIVSTHTQKTYEVNEVGVLNPNEQPTHKLYAGQVGYLIAGMKDVTEAQIGDTLYLHKQPVEPLPGFKSAKPMVFAGMYPIDQSEYNNLKSAIEKLTLNDSSVTVHRDSSLALGAGWRLGFLGLLHMEVFNQRLEQEYNASVILTTPTVPYKAVLSSAKLIKEYREKEITIINPAQFPDKSKVTEYLEPIVLGTIITPDEYIGKIMMLCQARRAVQKNMMYIDQNRIMLKYLFPLNEIVVDFYDSLKSLSSGYASFDYEDAGYQTAELVKMDILLNGNTVEELVTVVHKDKAYSAGKAICERLKDSLPRQLFEIAIQAALGSKIIARETMVVILPEK, via the exons GAAAAAATTGATATGTCTAGATTCTCTGTTGAAAACACTAGAAATTTCAGTATCATTGCACATGTGGATCATGGCAAAAGTACTTTAGCAGACAGGCTCCTGGAACTAAcag GGGCAattgataaaacaaaaaataataaacaagttcTTGATAAATTGCAAGTGGAACGAGAAAGAGGAATCACTGTTAAAGCACAGACAGCGTCTCTCTTCTATGATTATGAAGGAAAGCAGTACCTTTTAAATCTCATCGATACACCG gGCCATGTTGATTTTAGTTATGAAGTATCCAGGTCACTCTCAGCTTGCCAGGGTGTTTTACTTGTGGTGGATGCAAATGAG GGTATTCAAGCCCAAACTGTAGCAAActtctttcttgcttttgaaGCACAGCTATTGGTAATTCCAGTCATAAACAAG atagaTCTGAAGAATGCTGATCCTGAAAGCGttgaaaaacaaattgaaaaggtGTTTGATATTCCAAGTGATGAATGTATTAAg atttctgCTAAACTTGGAACGAATGTTGAAAGTGTTCTTCAGGCAGTCATCAAAAGAATACCCCC tcCTAAAGTGCATCGCAAAAATCCCTTGAGAGCTTTGGTATTTGACTCCACCTTTGACCAGTATAGGGGTGTGATTGCCAATGTAGCATTATTTGATGGAGTGGTTTCCAAAGGAGATAAAATTGTATCTACGCATACTCAAAAGACATATGAAGTTAACGAAGTAGGAGTTCTGAATCCTAATGAGCAGCCAACTCACAAACT atatgCAGGACAGGTGGGCTATCTGATTGCTGGGATGAAAGATGTCACTGAAGCACAAATAGGAGATACATTATATTTACATAAACAACCAGTGGAACCCTTGCCTGGGTTTAAATCAGCGAAGCCAATGGTATTTGCAG GAATGTACCCTATAGACCAATCTGAATATAATAACCTGAAGAGTGCTATAGAAAAACTGACTCTAAATGATTCCAGTGTGACAGTTCATCGGGATAGTAGCCTTGCCCTAGGTGCTGGCTGGAG GTTAGGATTTCTTGGACTTTTGCatatggaagttttcaaccagCGACTTGAGCAAGAATATAATGCTTCTGTTATTTTGACAACACCTACTGTTCCATATAAAGCTGTTCTTTCATCAGCAAAATTGATAAAG gaatacagagaaaaggaaattacaatCATCAATCCTGCACAATTCCCTGATAAGTCAAAAGTAACAGAATATTTGGAGCCGATTGTTTTGGGCACCATTATCACACCAGATGAATATATTGGAAAAATAATGATGCTTTGCCAG GCTCGAAGAGCAGTTCAGAAGAATATGATGTATATTGACCAAAATAGAATAATGCTTAAATATCTCTTCCCTTTGAATGAAATTGTGGTGGATTTTTATGATTCTTTGAAATCTCTGTCTTCTGGATATGCTAG TTTTGACTACGAAGATGCAGGCTACCAGACTGCAGAACTTGTAAAAATGGATATTCTACTGAATGGAAATACTGTAGAAGAGCTAGTAACTGTTGTACACAA AGACAAAGCATACTCTGCTGGTAAAGCCATATGTGAACGTCTGAAGGATTCTCTTCCTAGGCAGCTGTTTGAGATAGCAATTCAAGCTGCTCTTGGAAGCAAAATCATTGCAAGAGAAAC tatGGTGGTGATATTACCCGAAAAATGA
- the GUF1 gene encoding translation factor GUF1, mitochondrial isoform X3 — protein sequence MWTLAGQGCWRRRALAAWATRAARRGLPGPRPAPTRGAAAESKTPDRSYSSADRKEKIDMSRFSVENTRNFSIIAHVDHGKSTLADRLLELTGAIDKTKNNKQVLDKLQVERERGITVKAQTASLFYDYEGKQYLLNLIDTPGHVDFSYEVSRSLSACQGVLLVVDANEGIQAQTVANFFLAFEAQLLVIPVINKIDLKNADPESVEKQIEKVFDIPSDECIKISAKLGTNVESVLQAVIKRIPPPKVHRKNPLRALVFDSTFDQYRGVIANVALFDGVVSKGDKIVSTHTQKTYEVNEVGVLNPNEQPTHKLYAGQVGYLIAGMKDVTEAQIGDTLYLHKQPVEPLPGFKSAKPMVFAGMYPIDQSEYNNLKSAIEKLTLNDSSVTVHRDSSLALGAGWRLGFLGLLHMEVFNQRLEQEYNASVILTTPTVPYKAVLSSAKLIKEYREKEITIINPAQFPDKSKVTEYLEPIVLGTIITPDEYIGKIMMLCQARRAVQKNMMYIDQNRIMLKYLFPLNEIVVDFYDSLKSLSSGYASFDYEDAGYQTAELVKMDILLNGNTVEELVTVVHKDKAYSAGKAICERLKDSLPRQLFEIAIQAALGSKIIARETVKAYRKNVLAKCDRF from the exons GAAAAAATTGATATGTCTAGATTCTCTGTTGAAAACACTAGAAATTTCAGTATCATTGCACATGTGGATCATGGCAAAAGTACTTTAGCAGACAGGCTCCTGGAACTAAcag GGGCAattgataaaacaaaaaataataaacaagttcTTGATAAATTGCAAGTGGAACGAGAAAGAGGAATCACTGTTAAAGCACAGACAGCGTCTCTCTTCTATGATTATGAAGGAAAGCAGTACCTTTTAAATCTCATCGATACACCG gGCCATGTTGATTTTAGTTATGAAGTATCCAGGTCACTCTCAGCTTGCCAGGGTGTTTTACTTGTGGTGGATGCAAATGAG GGTATTCAAGCCCAAACTGTAGCAAActtctttcttgcttttgaaGCACAGCTATTGGTAATTCCAGTCATAAACAAG atagaTCTGAAGAATGCTGATCCTGAAAGCGttgaaaaacaaattgaaaaggtGTTTGATATTCCAAGTGATGAATGTATTAAg atttctgCTAAACTTGGAACGAATGTTGAAAGTGTTCTTCAGGCAGTCATCAAAAGAATACCCCC tcCTAAAGTGCATCGCAAAAATCCCTTGAGAGCTTTGGTATTTGACTCCACCTTTGACCAGTATAGGGGTGTGATTGCCAATGTAGCATTATTTGATGGAGTGGTTTCCAAAGGAGATAAAATTGTATCTACGCATACTCAAAAGACATATGAAGTTAACGAAGTAGGAGTTCTGAATCCTAATGAGCAGCCAACTCACAAACT atatgCAGGACAGGTGGGCTATCTGATTGCTGGGATGAAAGATGTCACTGAAGCACAAATAGGAGATACATTATATTTACATAAACAACCAGTGGAACCCTTGCCTGGGTTTAAATCAGCGAAGCCAATGGTATTTGCAG GAATGTACCCTATAGACCAATCTGAATATAATAACCTGAAGAGTGCTATAGAAAAACTGACTCTAAATGATTCCAGTGTGACAGTTCATCGGGATAGTAGCCTTGCCCTAGGTGCTGGCTGGAG GTTAGGATTTCTTGGACTTTTGCatatggaagttttcaaccagCGACTTGAGCAAGAATATAATGCTTCTGTTATTTTGACAACACCTACTGTTCCATATAAAGCTGTTCTTTCATCAGCAAAATTGATAAAG gaatacagagaaaaggaaattacaatCATCAATCCTGCACAATTCCCTGATAAGTCAAAAGTAACAGAATATTTGGAGCCGATTGTTTTGGGCACCATTATCACACCAGATGAATATATTGGAAAAATAATGATGCTTTGCCAG GCTCGAAGAGCAGTTCAGAAGAATATGATGTATATTGACCAAAATAGAATAATGCTTAAATATCTCTTCCCTTTGAATGAAATTGTGGTGGATTTTTATGATTCTTTGAAATCTCTGTCTTCTGGATATGCTAG TTTTGACTACGAAGATGCAGGCTACCAGACTGCAGAACTTGTAAAAATGGATATTCTACTGAATGGAAATACTGTAGAAGAGCTAGTAACTGTTGTACACAA AGACAAAGCATACTCTGCTGGTAAAGCCATATGTGAACGTCTGAAGGATTCTCTTCCTAGGCAGCTGTTTGAGATAGCAATTCAAGCTGCTCTTGGAAGCAAAATCATTGCAAGAGAAAC TGTGAAAGCCTATAGGAAAAATGTTTTGGCAAAATGC gACAGATTTTGA